One window from the genome of Magnetococcales bacterium encodes:
- a CDS encoding response regulator — protein sequence MKRLFSKLTLGVKTVLIGLLISLVASVVLDQFHSRFFMSQSSSALNAELAREIRTVRHRLKQFKNQIPDTMTLLADNRRLLDYLASPSAPRERIVYKKSPPWLPPASSWHHLHAELMLLLGAEGEIREYFLLDKRKKELPSWLEASLPLSLAKSLGQILVIEQDRRLYLLSAVRVRQSGKGEVVAHLLMVSALDDALLESIYPYMGQDDLGVAILLGSPARVVADNIPGPSQPGLDADSDDPHQILSGSGEYLMLGKEYDDDGDTEARINLSVFVKKQRTTLFSAQLLVVERQMQLAMGVILVMAFLWLALREVRRIRGLIQRMALVSRKELDFHLSITSSGDELTLLEDVFTRLWEKNRLTHTYRTNINRILHSGLETRSLHEELRQDIILALNGCDHFSFGSGAIFLAQGEPLVLRLVADVGLSSGSQTLCDGISMDASCPCGRALKSGMAMFDGCDHCRPVAAVAESVPSGLYCLPIQGQGQTLGVLAIPMRRDHLQGSDEVDYLWTVTHTLAGIIERYRKEEELAKAKELAETANRFKSDFLANMSHEIRTPMNAIIGMGHLLAKTDLNARQMDYVGKITTACRTLLGIINDILDFSKIEANKLHLDPIPFELETVLRDVADLIVGKAEEKGIEFLLHIAPSTPPLLIGDPLRLGQILINLASNAVKFTHEGEVVISVSPEHLSSTFVWLRFSVRDTGIGLAPEQLERLFQAFGQAESSITRQYGGTGLGLAISKRLVTMMGGDIVVKSTPGMGSDFSFRAGFAVQEREPERMPMTLNHFRESKALIVDDNGPFCMIFQDLLAPIVREVVAVPSGKAALLELRHASESRSAYDLVFMDWNMPEMDGIETIRRMREELDLPQLPATILVTAHAREDILHQVDRIHVDGLIFKPVSQSQLVNALMELRAGRSLRTCRNGDSLATIEARLRETIGGARVVVVDDSPINQQVAREILEDCGLTVTLAGNGRELVALMNKAAPGEVELVFMDLQMPVMDGFTATRALREMSCYRDLPIVAMTANAMVGDRERSLAAGMNDHVAKPIDLVELHATLERWLPPRCRIPTPGAAEDGESFGSDGEAGLLPARLPGLDLREALARVKGNERLLGELLVAFCQEHGASAQRIRGLLAVGERRSAAHLAHAVKGPAGNLGARELWEAARELEQLILDDGDDGELNFALNRYDSRWPALLHSAALVEKSLSRNGRKMADYGPALQAGEVFVLLRRLRGLLASHDMEARTLAELLRGLPVDEVRTPLIEAFFAAMDHLDYRSAGHLLEQLASTLSIDLDEEPAA from the coding sequence ATGAAACGCCTGTTCTCCAAACTGACCCTGGGTGTCAAGACCGTCCTGATCGGCTTGTTGATCAGTCTGGTGGCGAGCGTGGTGCTGGATCAGTTTCACTCCCGTTTTTTCATGAGTCAGAGTTCCAGCGCCCTCAACGCCGAACTGGCACGGGAGATCCGTACCGTGCGTCACCGGCTGAAACAGTTCAAAAACCAGATTCCGGACACCATGACCCTGTTGGCGGATAACCGCAGGCTGCTGGATTATCTGGCCAGTCCGTCCGCCCCGAGAGAGCGGATTGTTTACAAGAAATCACCCCCCTGGCTGCCTCCTGCGAGCAGTTGGCACCACCTGCACGCCGAGTTGATGCTGCTGCTGGGGGCGGAAGGGGAAATTCGGGAATATTTCCTGCTGGATAAAAGAAAAAAAGAGTTGCCATCCTGGCTGGAGGCGTCCCTGCCTTTGTCGCTGGCCAAGAGTCTGGGTCAGATCCTGGTGATCGAACAGGATCGCCGGCTTTATCTGCTGAGCGCGGTGCGGGTGCGTCAATCCGGAAAGGGGGAGGTGGTGGCCCATCTCCTGATGGTCAGTGCCCTTGACGATGCGTTGCTGGAGAGCATTTATCCCTACATGGGTCAGGATGATCTCGGCGTGGCGATTCTGCTGGGTTCTCCGGCCCGGGTGGTGGCGGATAACATTCCGGGGCCTTCACAGCCGGGTCTGGATGCCGACTCCGACGACCCCCACCAGATCCTGAGCGGCAGTGGGGAGTATTTGATGCTCGGCAAGGAGTACGACGACGACGGCGATACCGAGGCCCGCATCAACCTGTCGGTATTCGTCAAGAAACAGCGCACCACCTTGTTCAGCGCGCAATTGCTGGTGGTGGAACGGCAGATGCAGTTGGCCATGGGTGTGATCCTGGTGATGGCCTTTTTGTGGCTGGCCCTGCGGGAGGTGCGGCGCATTCGCGGCTTGATTCAGCGCATGGCGCTGGTGTCCCGGAAGGAGTTGGATTTTCATCTGTCCATCACCTCCAGCGGGGATGAACTGACCCTGTTGGAGGATGTCTTCACCCGGTTGTGGGAAAAAAACCGTTTGACCCACACCTACCGGACCAATATCAATCGGATTTTGCACTCCGGTCTGGAGACCCGTTCTCTCCACGAGGAGTTGCGACAGGATATCATCCTGGCGTTGAACGGTTGTGATCATTTCAGTTTCGGCAGTGGCGCTATTTTCCTCGCCCAGGGGGAGCCGTTGGTATTGCGTTTGGTGGCTGATGTCGGATTGTCGTCCGGGTCGCAGACGCTGTGTGACGGGATTTCCATGGATGCCTCCTGTCCATGTGGACGCGCCTTGAAAAGTGGCATGGCCATGTTTGATGGCTGTGATCACTGCCGTCCTGTCGCCGCCGTCGCGGAATCGGTGCCCTCTGGGCTGTATTGCCTGCCGATCCAGGGGCAGGGGCAGACTTTGGGGGTGCTGGCCATTCCCATGCGTCGGGATCATCTTCAGGGATCCGACGAGGTGGACTATCTGTGGACCGTGACCCACACCTTGGCCGGAATCATCGAACGGTATCGCAAGGAGGAGGAGTTGGCCAAGGCCAAGGAGCTGGCGGAAACGGCCAACCGGTTCAAAAGCGACTTTCTGGCCAACATGAGCCACGAAATCCGTACCCCCATGAACGCCATCATCGGCATGGGCCATCTGCTGGCGAAAACCGATCTCAATGCCCGGCAGATGGATTATGTCGGCAAGATCACCACCGCGTGTCGCACCTTGTTGGGGATCATCAACGATATTCTGGATTTTTCCAAGATCGAGGCCAACAAGCTCCATCTGGATCCCATCCCCTTCGAGCTGGAAACCGTGTTGCGGGATGTGGCGGATCTGATCGTGGGCAAGGCCGAGGAGAAAGGGATTGAGTTTTTGCTGCATATCGCCCCTTCGACGCCGCCTTTGCTGATCGGGGATCCCTTGCGTCTGGGGCAGATTCTGATCAACCTCGCCAGCAACGCGGTGAAGTTCACCCATGAGGGGGAGGTGGTCATCTCCGTGAGTCCGGAGCATCTCAGTTCGACTTTCGTCTGGTTGCGTTTTTCCGTGCGGGATACGGGCATCGGACTGGCTCCGGAACAACTGGAACGGCTTTTTCAAGCCTTTGGACAGGCGGAGAGTTCCATCACCCGTCAGTACGGGGGGACGGGATTGGGGTTGGCCATCAGCAAGCGGCTGGTGACCATGATGGGGGGAGACATCGTGGTGAAAAGCACTCCCGGGATGGGGAGTGATTTCAGTTTCCGGGCCGGTTTTGCCGTCCAGGAGCGGGAACCGGAGCGCATGCCCATGACCTTGAACCATTTTCGGGAATCCAAAGCCCTGATCGTGGACGATAATGGGCCTTTTTGCATGATTTTTCAGGATCTGCTGGCGCCCATCGTTCGGGAGGTGGTGGCCGTGCCTTCCGGAAAGGCGGCGTTGCTGGAATTGCGTCATGCCAGCGAAAGCCGGTCGGCTTATGATCTGGTTTTCATGGACTGGAACATGCCGGAGATGGATGGCATCGAGACCATTCGCCGCATGCGCGAGGAGTTGGATCTGCCCCAACTGCCGGCCACGATCCTGGTGACCGCCCATGCCCGGGAAGACATCCTCCATCAGGTGGACCGGATCCATGTGGACGGGTTGATTTTCAAGCCTGTCAGTCAATCCCAACTGGTCAACGCCCTGATGGAACTGCGGGCGGGCAGGTCGTTGCGCACCTGTCGCAACGGGGATTCTCTGGCCACCATCGAGGCCAGATTGCGGGAGACCATCGGTGGCGCCCGGGTGGTGGTGGTGGATGACAGTCCCATCAATCAACAGGTGGCGCGGGAGATTCTGGAGGATTGTGGTCTGACGGTCACCCTGGCGGGGAATGGTCGGGAGCTGGTGGCGTTGATGAACAAGGCCGCGCCCGGTGAGGTGGAACTGGTTTTCATGGATCTTCAGATGCCCGTCATGGATGGTTTCACCGCCACCCGGGCGCTTCGGGAGATGTCTTGTTATCGGGATCTTCCCATTGTGGCCATGACCGCCAACGCCATGGTCGGAGACCGGGAGCGTTCTTTGGCCGCGGGCATGAACGATCATGTGGCCAAACCGATCGATCTGGTGGAGCTGCATGCCACCCTGGAACGCTGGTTGCCTCCCCGTTGCCGGATTCCGACCCCTGGGGCCGCAGAGGATGGGGAGTCGTTCGGATCCGACGGGGAGGCGGGTTTGCTGCCAGCCCGGCTTCCGGGATTGGATTTGCGCGAGGCTTTGGCCCGGGTCAAGGGCAACGAACGGTTGCTGGGGGAGTTGCTGGTGGCTTTCTGTCAGGAACATGGCGCCTCGGCGCAACGGATCCGGGGGTTGCTGGCGGTCGGGGAACGGCGATCCGCCGCCCATCTGGCCCACGCGGTCAAGGGGCCGGCGGGCAATCTGGGCGCCCGGGAGCTTTGGGAGGCGGCCCGGGAGCTGGAACAACTGATCCTGGACGACGGGGATGACGGGGAGCTGAACTTCGCCTTGAACCGTTACGACAGCCGTTGGCCCGCCTTGCTGCATTCCGCCGCTCTTGTGGAAAAGAGCCTGTCGAGGAATGGTCGAAAAATGGCGGATTACGGGCCGGCGCTCCAGGCCGGGGAGGTGTTTGTGCTGTTGCGTCGTTTGCGGGGATTGCTGGCCAGTCATGACATGGAGGCCCGCACCCTGGCGGAACTGCTGCGGGGATTGCCTGTGGATGAGGTCCGTACTCCCCTCATCGAGGCTTTTTTTGCCGCCATGGATCATTTGGATTATCGATCCGCTGGCCATCTGTTGGAACAACTCGCCTCAACCCTGTCCATCGATCTGGACGAGGAGCCTGCCGCATGA